A region of Streptomyces sp. NBC_01788 DNA encodes the following proteins:
- a CDS encoding menaquinone biosynthetic enzyme MqnA/MqnD family protein, producing MDISRTRPRVGHIQFLNCLPLYWGLARTGTLLDFELTKDTPEKLSERLVRGELDIGPVTLVEFLKNADDLVAFPDIAVGCDGPVMSCVIVSQVPLDRLDGARVALGSTSRTSVRLAQLLLAERYGVTPDYYTCPPDLSLMMQEAEAAVLIGDAALRANLHDGPRYGLDVHDLGQLWKEWTGLPFVFAVWAARRDYLRREPDITGKVHEAFLASRNLSLEEVGKVAEQAARWEAFDQEILEQYFTTLDFSFGAPQLAAVAEFARRVGPTTGFPADVKVELLRP from the coding sequence GTGGACATTTCTCGCACCCGGCCGCGCGTCGGCCACATCCAGTTCCTCAACTGCCTGCCCCTTTACTGGGGGCTCGCGAGAACCGGCACGCTCCTCGACTTCGAGCTGACGAAGGACACCCCGGAAAAGCTCAGCGAGCGGCTCGTGCGGGGAGAACTCGACATCGGCCCGGTCACCCTCGTCGAGTTCCTCAAGAACGCGGACGATCTGGTCGCCTTCCCCGACATCGCCGTGGGCTGCGACGGCCCGGTGATGTCGTGCGTGATCGTCTCGCAGGTCCCGCTGGACCGGCTCGACGGCGCCCGGGTCGCCCTCGGGTCGACCTCCCGCACCTCCGTACGCCTCGCCCAGCTGCTGCTGGCCGAGCGGTACGGGGTCACCCCCGACTACTACACCTGCCCGCCCGACCTGAGCCTGATGATGCAGGAGGCGGAGGCGGCGGTGCTCATCGGCGACGCCGCCCTGCGCGCGAACCTCCACGACGGCCCGCGCTACGGACTCGACGTGCACGACCTCGGCCAGCTGTGGAAGGAGTGGACGGGGCTGCCGTTCGTCTTCGCGGTCTGGGCGGCCCGGCGCGACTACCTCCGGCGCGAGCCGGACATCACCGGCAAGGTGCACGAGGCCTTCCTGGCCTCCCGCAACCTCTCCCTCGAGGAGGTCGGCAAGGTCGCCGAACAGGCGGCCCGCTGGGAGGCGTTCGACCAGGAGATCCTGGAGCAGTACTTCACCACCCTCGACTTCAGCTTCGGCGCCCCGCAACTGGCCGCGGTCGCCGAGTTCGCGCGGCGCGTCGGCCCGACGACCGGCTTCCCGGCGGACGTGAAGGTGGAGCTGTTGCGGCCGTAG
- a CDS encoding DUF3592 domain-containing protein, producing the protein MGKKKRSRDEWTPPPKSAERLAAEAELRKLRAGERQTPLPQRRLVAAIFLMAVAAFGAFLVLWLPSHSLVDDLRSRGVSVAADIVASPRDKFGSPGNIRIRFDDPERGAQETALSDWGGRRPAGLVEGSSVSVTYDPRDPSRVLTTKWVQSPPAMTLPMLVSLVLAPVLLAGAIFLAVRRHTVLKASKAERSHG; encoded by the coding sequence GTGGGAAAAAAGAAGCGGTCGCGGGACGAGTGGACACCGCCACCGAAATCTGCCGAACGGCTGGCCGCGGAGGCCGAGTTGCGCAAACTGCGCGCGGGTGAGCGGCAGACGCCACTGCCGCAGCGACGGCTTGTCGCGGCCATCTTCCTCATGGCCGTTGCGGCCTTCGGAGCCTTCCTGGTGCTCTGGCTTCCCTCGCACTCGCTCGTGGACGACCTGCGTTCCCGAGGAGTGTCCGTCGCCGCCGACATCGTGGCCTCGCCGCGGGACAAGTTCGGCAGTCCAGGCAATATCAGGATCCGATTCGACGATCCCGAGCGCGGGGCGCAGGAGACGGCTCTCAGTGACTGGGGAGGAAGGCGTCCTGCTGGTCTCGTCGAGGGTTCCTCCGTGTCGGTGACCTATGACCCACGGGACCCGAGCAGGGTGCTGACGACAAAGTGGGTGCAGAGCCCGCCGGCCATGACGCTGCCCATGCTGGTGTCGCTGGTGCTGGCGCCGGTCTTGCTGGCAGGTGCGATCTTCCTTGCGGTACGGCGTCACACGGTGCTGAAGGCATCAAAGGCTGAAAGGTCACACGGATGA
- a CDS encoding cold-shock protein — protein MATGTVKWFNAEKGFGFIAQEGGGPDVFVHYSAINATGFRSLEENQQVSFDVTQGPKGPQAENVTPV, from the coding sequence ATGGCTACCGGAACCGTGAAGTGGTTCAACGCCGAAAAGGGCTTTGGTTTCATCGCCCAGGAAGGCGGCGGCCCCGACGTTTTCGTCCACTACTCCGCAATCAACGCGACCGGTTTCCGCTCCCTCGAAGAGAACCAGCAGGTGAGCTTCGACGTCACGCAGGGTCCGAAGGGCCCGCAGGCGGAGAACGTCACCCCGGTCTGA
- a CDS encoding protein kinase domain-containing protein — translation MQPLEEDEPATVGPYRLLGRLGSGGMGRVYLGRSAGGRTVAVKIVHPHFALDEEFRARFRREVEAARRVGGAWTAPVLDADPGAPVPWVATAYAAGPSLAAAVADAGPLPGHSVRALGAGLAEALAAVHELGLVHRDVKPSNVLLTLDGPLLIDFGIARATDGTASLTSTGVSVGSPGYMSPEQILGKGVTGAADVFSLGAVLVHAATGESPFRGDSSAALLYKVVHEEPELGSLSGDLRNLAAACLAKDPAARPGTGEVARRLAPEGASRLIVAGWLPSRLVEQVSRSAVSLLNLEATAPDPPAQPPSGPLNFSRISVPGPPPKATDDPPRPAEAVPDGGFGPSLPGPFPGAATGERPQPTEAVPGGGFSPSLPGPFPGPATGERPRPAEEGLGGGFGPPPSMPVSPPPSLPAREEAPPQGTTAPVTARGRFSVTVAGGAAPGAEGRGRRLSCTMVLVVASALAVVTTGSVLWLLPFRDGSEDSAGGTPPPAATASGDHRSTGPTTAGSPVPARYLGTWEGQGTALDGTLPLGDFRLTVHQAAVGQELGSLHQTDQLGGICDDVLTLKQVTSTELVAVSRGAKTNHAGCNPAPHTVRLAPVGEDIKYTADSAAEGNPVARLSKVK, via the coding sequence ATGCAGCCGCTCGAAGAGGACGAGCCCGCCACCGTGGGCCCCTACCGGCTGCTCGGCCGGCTGGGCTCCGGCGGCATGGGCCGTGTCTACCTGGGCCGCAGCGCGGGCGGCCGCACGGTCGCGGTGAAGATCGTGCACCCGCACTTCGCGCTCGACGAGGAGTTCCGCGCCCGGTTCCGCCGCGAGGTCGAGGCCGCGCGCAGGGTGGGCGGCGCCTGGACCGCACCGGTCCTGGACGCCGACCCCGGGGCGCCGGTGCCATGGGTGGCCACCGCCTACGCGGCCGGCCCCTCCCTCGCCGCGGCGGTCGCGGACGCCGGCCCGCTGCCCGGGCACTCCGTACGGGCGCTGGGGGCGGGCCTGGCCGAGGCGCTGGCGGCGGTGCACGAACTGGGCCTGGTGCACCGGGACGTGAAGCCGTCCAACGTGCTGCTCACCCTCGACGGCCCCCTGTTGATCGACTTCGGCATCGCCCGTGCCACCGACGGCACCGCGTCCCTGACCTCGACCGGCGTCTCGGTCGGCTCGCCCGGCTACATGTCGCCCGAGCAGATCCTCGGCAAGGGCGTCACGGGCGCGGCCGACGTCTTCTCCCTGGGCGCGGTGCTGGTGCACGCCGCGACGGGCGAGTCCCCGTTCCGGGGCGATTCCTCGGCGGCGCTCCTTTACAAGGTCGTCCATGAGGAGCCCGAACTGGGCTCACTGAGCGGGGACTTGCGGAACCTCGCGGCAGCCTGCCTGGCCAAGGACCCCGCCGCCCGCCCCGGCACCGGCGAGGTGGCCCGCCGCCTCGCCCCCGAGGGCGCCTCCCGCCTGATCGTGGCCGGCTGGCTCCCGTCCCGCCTGGTCGAACAGGTCAGCCGCAGCGCCGTGTCGCTCCTGAACCTGGAGGCAACGGCGCCGGACCCCCCGGCCCAGCCACCGTCCGGCCCGCTGAATTTCAGCAGGATCTCGGTCCCGGGCCCGCCCCCGAAGGCCACGGACGATCCCCCGCGGCCCGCGGAGGCCGTACCCGACGGCGGGTTCGGCCCGTCCCTGCCCGGCCCTTTCCCAGGAGCCGCCACCGGCGAGCGCCCCCAGCCCACGGAGGCCGTACCCGGCGGCGGATTCAGCCCCTCCCTGCCCGGCCCTTTCCCCGGACCCGCCACCGGCGAGCGCCCGCGGCCCGCGGAAGAGGGACTCGGCGGTGGGTTCGGACCCCCACCCTCCATGCCGGTCTCGCCGCCCCCATCCCTCCCCGCGCGGGAGGAGGCGCCCCCGCAGGGGACCACCGCACCGGTCACCGCCCGCGGCCGGTTCTCCGTCACCGTGGCCGGCGGTGCGGCGCCCGGCGCCGAAGGCCGGGGCCGCCGCCTGAGCTGCACCATGGTTCTCGTGGTCGCCAGCGCGTTGGCGGTGGTGACCACCGGTTCGGTGCTGTGGCTGCTGCCGTTCCGGGACGGCAGCGAGGACAGCGCCGGCGGGACACCGCCACCGGCCGCCACCGCGAGCGGCGACCACCGCTCCACCGGACCGACCACCGCGGGCTCGCCCGTCCCCGCCCGCTACCTCGGCACCTGGGAGGGCCAGGGCACCGCCCTCGACGGCACCCTGCCCCTCGGCGACTTCCGGCTGACCGTCCACCAGGCCGCCGTGGGCCAGGAGTTGGGCAGCCTCCACCAGACGGACCAGCTCGGCGGCATCTGCGACGACGTACTCACCCTGAAGCAGGTGACGAGTACCGAGCTGGTCGCCGTCTCCCGGGGCGCGAAGACCAACCACGCGGGTTGCAACCCGGCCCCCCACACGGTCCGCCTCGCACCGGTGGGCGAGGACATCAAGTACACGGCGGACAGCGCGGCGGAGGGAAACCCGGTGGCGCGGCTGTCGAAGGTCAAGTAG
- a CDS encoding SAV_915 family protein → MDSTQPPQETPDVLVLPTMTDLPRDEDGAPLLEGTVDVMLIPLRTESGGEQLVALAFSTVARLVDALGEEQPWVALPADKMEAVLQGSGAGAILMDPRLPGSAGNPTDG, encoded by the coding sequence ATGGATTCGACGCAGCCGCCCCAAGAAACTCCAGATGTTCTGGTGCTGCCCACGATGACGGATCTGCCGCGAGACGAAGACGGTGCACCGCTCCTTGAAGGCACGGTCGATGTGATGCTCATTCCTCTGCGGACGGAGTCGGGCGGGGAGCAGCTCGTCGCCCTCGCCTTCTCCACCGTGGCACGCTTGGTCGACGCGCTGGGCGAGGAACAGCCGTGGGTCGCCCTCCCGGCCGACAAGATGGAGGCGGTACTGCAAGGGTCGGGCGCCGGAGCCATTCTCATGGACCCGCGACTTCCCGGCAGTGCGGGGAATCCGACAGATGGTTGA
- a CDS encoding WXG100 family type VII secretion target, with protein MDRGADLHRLRELSKLYARKSHDLQVLIKELDSATGSSESYWKGPKADRFRQDWHEVKPTFSKWVDTLHDASKSANTSADNIERAT; from the coding sequence ATGGATCGCGGTGCAGATCTCCATCGGCTTCGGGAGCTCTCCAAGCTCTACGCCCGCAAGTCTCACGATCTGCAGGTGCTTATCAAGGAGCTGGACTCGGCGACGGGCAGCAGCGAGAGCTACTGGAAGGGCCCTAAGGCCGACCGGTTCCGCCAGGACTGGCACGAAGTCAAGCCGACGTTCTCGAAGTGGGTCGACACCCTGCACGACGCCAGCAAGTCGGCCAACACGAGCGCCGACAACATCGAGCGCGCCACCTGA
- a CDS encoding FtsK/SpoIIIE domain-containing protein, with protein sequence MQTLVTVVREGGEPHDVVVTTDDTATAGDVAEALRAALEHPVHPPGENRGNVVPMPGRSSASLPDYDAAASGTLSLWADGVPCEQGAPAVAVLRDGMRVSVDDSIGPLLRRGEPVGQYELRVSAGPASGRVIRLGVGVATIGSAPTCSLSLPDAAVPPVALRLTIDVRGNATLTPEGSTGVRLDNELVGAGTTWPFGGVVRVGDSLVVLDKMSEPDAHLSPMSEGGLAYNRPPRLSSLRPRRRLVVPVPPTKGERARFQFLMAFMPLLFGLGMYFVTKQIYMLAFCLMSPLMMAGQWLSENREGKKKHKTSLRRYKKDLAAHQAELAVLGKEEQRARREDTPDPAEILLFATGPRRRLWERRLTDQDAMQLRVGVGNLPSDVELVLANGITSYAEDAPEPPILPDVPVTLPFARVGVVGIAGDRTRALATARWLGVQAAVLHSPRDLSLVTLAAAPAAGAEWQWTHWLPHTNPDQGQDCVALVGFDSEGITRRVNELLNELARRKAAREQNNMTGQLYPDPNILLVLDGARLLRRVAGMPQLLTEGPQYGILALCIDEDERLLPEECKAVVAWAPEAAHHLRVRGYGLESAGDVLADQVTLEWCELLARSLAPVRDVSRDDADSSLPTSARLLSLLGLSDPTGRDVERIWKAGGSTTAAPIGIAADGPFVLDIRRDGPHALVAGTTGAGKSELLQTIIASLAVANRPDALNYVLIDYKGGSAFMDCARLPHTVGMVSDLDAHLTERALASLAAELHRRERILFDAAAKDIEDYNDTREIRPELEPMPRLVLVIDEFASLVAELPDFVAGLVDIARRGRSLGVHLILATQRPAGVVSADIRANTNLRIALRVTDASESMDVIDAPDSGAIAKSSPGRMYVRSGAQSLVGVQSARIGGRRPATGRTGPKATLLHLPWNAYGRPLPKPAESETDGTMVTDLAVLVDAVADGALRMGVGKQRSPWLEPLAQKVTLDELATYGGHSAQKERGEDVPPIPFGLIDLPTQQSRRPMVLDLVHGEHTMLVGGARCGRSTALRTLAGSLASTTSPYDVHVYGIDCGSNALLPLMRLPHVGAVVSRDEPDRVRRLVDRLLAEITRRQQLLAMEGASSAAEQRAAAAPEDRLPWMVLLLDSWEGFTSTFESFNYGQLIELMQRIFREGSAVGLKVVMTADRSGLSGHVSSAFAERLVLRFADPNDYSTAGLQAREVPKNMPPGRALRITDVGVDETQIALLDDDPSGQAQVRALRAIAEEAASRHGRLPAGRRPMRVDALPSRITASEALALDPDFAPSSPLWALLGVGGDELHPVGVDLEENGPGFVIAGPPKSGRSTLLTAATQSLLAAGTPVVVVTPRRSPLRDLEGQAGVLGFLNADSREEDLEELVENLEGGPYAVVVDDAELVYDTRLDEALESVIRKGGDGGIGLIAAGMTDSLSGQYRGFVTEARKSRNGLLLTPQSPSDGELFGIRLPANSGGGPAGSGLFVSGGSFMPVQAVMND encoded by the coding sequence ATGCAGACGCTAGTCACGGTCGTGCGCGAGGGCGGTGAGCCGCACGACGTCGTGGTCACCACCGACGACACGGCAACCGCCGGAGACGTTGCGGAGGCGCTGAGGGCGGCTCTCGAGCACCCGGTGCACCCGCCCGGTGAAAACCGGGGAAACGTCGTGCCGATGCCCGGCAGATCCTCTGCCTCCCTGCCCGACTACGACGCCGCGGCATCCGGGACGTTGTCGCTGTGGGCGGACGGCGTCCCCTGCGAGCAGGGCGCCCCCGCGGTCGCCGTGCTGCGCGATGGCATGCGCGTCTCCGTCGACGACTCGATAGGCCCACTTCTGCGCCGGGGCGAGCCGGTTGGTCAGTACGAGCTCAGGGTTTCAGCCGGCCCCGCGTCGGGCCGCGTGATCCGGCTGGGTGTCGGTGTGGCCACCATCGGATCGGCGCCCACCTGCTCGCTCTCGTTGCCGGATGCCGCTGTGCCGCCGGTCGCGCTACGGCTCACCATTGATGTGCGCGGCAACGCCACGCTCACCCCTGAAGGCAGCACTGGTGTGCGACTGGACAACGAGTTGGTGGGGGCCGGGACCACCTGGCCGTTCGGCGGTGTCGTACGCGTCGGCGATTCACTCGTGGTACTCGACAAGATGTCCGAGCCCGACGCACATCTGTCCCCGATGAGCGAAGGCGGCCTCGCCTACAACCGTCCCCCGCGCCTTTCTTCACTGCGCCCCCGACGGCGGCTCGTTGTGCCGGTGCCGCCCACGAAGGGAGAGCGGGCACGCTTCCAGTTCCTCATGGCGTTCATGCCCCTGCTCTTCGGGCTGGGCATGTACTTCGTCACCAAGCAGATCTACATGCTGGCGTTCTGTCTCATGAGCCCGCTGATGATGGCGGGCCAGTGGCTGAGCGAGAACCGTGAGGGCAAGAAGAAGCACAAGACCTCGCTCAGGCGATACAAGAAGGATCTCGCCGCCCATCAGGCCGAACTGGCCGTACTGGGCAAGGAGGAGCAGCGCGCTCGCCGCGAGGACACCCCCGATCCGGCTGAGATCCTGCTCTTCGCCACCGGTCCGCGCCGCCGCCTCTGGGAGCGCCGGCTCACGGACCAGGACGCGATGCAGCTGAGAGTCGGGGTCGGCAACCTGCCCTCCGACGTCGAACTCGTCCTCGCCAACGGCATCACGTCGTACGCCGAGGACGCTCCGGAGCCTCCTATCCTGCCGGATGTGCCGGTCACCCTCCCCTTCGCCCGGGTCGGGGTCGTCGGCATCGCGGGCGACCGGACCCGAGCTCTCGCCACGGCACGGTGGCTCGGCGTACAGGCCGCCGTCCTCCACAGCCCCCGGGACCTCTCGCTCGTGACGCTCGCGGCCGCCCCGGCCGCAGGAGCCGAGTGGCAGTGGACGCACTGGCTGCCCCACACCAACCCCGATCAGGGACAGGACTGCGTGGCGTTGGTCGGCTTCGACTCGGAGGGCATCACCCGCCGGGTCAACGAGCTCCTCAACGAACTGGCCCGGCGCAAGGCGGCCCGCGAGCAGAACAACATGACGGGTCAGCTGTACCCGGACCCCAACATCCTGCTGGTCCTCGACGGAGCCCGCCTTCTGCGCCGGGTAGCCGGCATGCCCCAACTGCTCACCGAAGGACCGCAGTACGGCATCCTCGCTCTGTGCATCGACGAGGACGAGCGCCTGCTGCCCGAGGAGTGCAAGGCTGTCGTGGCCTGGGCACCCGAGGCAGCGCACCACCTGAGGGTGCGCGGGTACGGTCTGGAGTCCGCCGGGGACGTCCTGGCCGACCAGGTCACTCTGGAGTGGTGCGAACTGCTCGCCCGGTCCCTCGCGCCTGTACGCGATGTCAGCCGTGACGATGCCGACAGCAGCCTGCCCACCTCCGCCCGCCTGCTGAGTCTGCTGGGGCTGTCCGATCCCACGGGCAGGGATGTGGAGCGGATCTGGAAGGCGGGTGGCTCGACCACGGCCGCGCCCATCGGCATCGCGGCAGACGGGCCGTTCGTGCTGGACATCCGGCGAGACGGTCCGCACGCACTTGTCGCGGGTACGACGGGTGCCGGTAAGTCCGAGCTTTTGCAGACGATCATCGCCTCGCTCGCCGTCGCCAACCGCCCCGACGCCCTGAACTACGTCCTCATCGACTACAAGGGCGGCAGCGCGTTCATGGACTGCGCCCGCCTGCCGCACACCGTCGGCATGGTCAGCGACCTGGACGCGCACCTGACCGAGCGGGCCCTGGCATCCCTCGCGGCCGAACTGCACCGCCGGGAAAGGATCCTTTTCGACGCGGCCGCCAAGGACATCGAGGACTACAACGACACGCGCGAGATCCGCCCCGAGCTCGAGCCGATGCCTCGGCTCGTCCTGGTCATCGACGAGTTCGCCTCGCTCGTCGCCGAACTCCCCGACTTCGTCGCGGGCCTTGTCGACATCGCTCGCCGTGGCCGTTCCCTCGGTGTGCACCTGATCCTGGCCACACAGCGGCCGGCGGGCGTGGTCAGCGCGGACATCCGCGCCAACACCAACCTGCGGATCGCGCTACGGGTGACGGACGCGTCGGAGTCCATGGACGTCATCGACGCCCCCGACTCGGGCGCCATCGCGAAGTCCAGCCCCGGACGCATGTACGTCCGCTCCGGTGCTCAGTCCCTGGTCGGCGTGCAGTCGGCGCGTATCGGTGGCCGCCGCCCCGCCACGGGCCGTACCGGCCCCAAGGCGACGCTGCTCCACCTGCCCTGGAACGCCTACGGCCGCCCGCTGCCGAAGCCGGCGGAGTCCGAAACCGACGGCACCATGGTCACGGACTTGGCGGTCCTCGTCGACGCCGTGGCTGACGGCGCGCTGCGGATGGGCGTCGGAAAGCAGCGCAGCCCGTGGCTGGAGCCGCTGGCGCAGAAGGTGACGCTGGACGAACTGGCCACCTACGGGGGTCATTCGGCTCAGAAGGAACGCGGCGAGGACGTGCCGCCCATTCCCTTCGGCCTGATCGACCTCCCGACCCAGCAGAGCCGCAGGCCCATGGTCCTCGACCTCGTGCACGGCGAGCACACGATGCTGGTGGGCGGCGCACGCTGTGGGCGCTCGACAGCCCTACGCACGCTGGCCGGCTCCCTGGCCAGCACCACCTCCCCGTACGACGTGCACGTCTACGGCATCGACTGCGGTTCCAACGCGCTGCTGCCCTTGATGCGACTGCCGCACGTCGGAGCCGTGGTCAGCCGCGACGAGCCCGACCGGGTGCGACGCCTGGTCGACCGGCTGCTGGCCGAGATCACGAGGCGTCAGCAACTGCTGGCCATGGAAGGCGCCTCCAGCGCCGCGGAACAGCGCGCGGCCGCGGCGCCCGAGGACCGGCTCCCGTGGATGGTGCTGCTCCTCGACAGCTGGGAAGGCTTCACCTCCACCTTCGAGAGCTTCAACTACGGTCAGCTGATCGAGCTGATGCAGAGGATCTTCCGTGAAGGCTCCGCGGTGGGCCTGAAAGTGGTCATGACGGCCGACCGCAGCGGCCTGAGCGGTCATGTCTCCTCCGCCTTCGCCGAGCGGCTCGTTCTTCGTTTCGCCGACCCGAACGACTACTCCACGGCGGGCCTCCAGGCTCGCGAAGTGCCCAAGAACATGCCGCCGGGCCGAGCCTTGCGCATCACCGACGTCGGTGTCGACGAGACCCAGATCGCCCTACTGGACGACGACCCGTCGGGCCAGGCCCAGGTCCGTGCGTTGCGAGCCATCGCGGAGGAGGCCGCGTCACGCCACGGCCGCTTGCCCGCAGGGCGCCGCCCCATGCGGGTGGACGCACTGCCTTCCCGGATCACGGCCTCCGAGGCGCTGGCCTTGGACCCCGACTTCGCACCTTCGTCGCCACTGTGGGCACTGCTGGGTGTCGGCGGTGACGAACTGCACCCGGTCGGTGTCGACTTGGAGGAGAACGGTCCGGGCTTCGTCATCGCAGGCCCGCCGAAGTCCGGCCGATCGACCCTGCTGACGGCGGCGACCCAGTCACTCCTGGCGGCCGGTACCCCCGTGGTCGTCGTCACGCCGCGCCGTTCGCCGCTGCGTGATCTGGAGGGGCAAGCCGGTGTCCTGGGATTCCTCAACGCCGACAGCCGAGAGGAAGACCTCGAGGAACTGGTCGAGAACCTCGAGGGAGGCCCGTACGCCGTCGTCGTCGACGACGCGGAACTCGTCTACGACACTCGGCTCGACGAGGCCCTGGAGAGCGTGATCCGCAAGGGCGGGGACGGAGGCATCGGGCTCATCGCCGCCGGGATGACGGACAGCCTTTCGGGTCAGTACCGCGGCTTCGTCACAGAGGCCCGCAAGTCCCGGAACGGCTTGCTGCTCACCCCGCAAAGCCCCTCGGACGGAGAACTGTTCGGCATCCGGCTGCCGGCGAACAGCGGCGGCGGACCGGCCGGCAGCGGGCTGTTCGTGTCGGGAGGCTCGTTCATGCCCGTCCAGGCCGTCATGAACGACTGA
- a CDS encoding AMP-dependent synthetase/ligase, with amino-acid sequence MPLSYSSPSSPSSHGGPAPSLSAGFDYDPDAGPAFVAPQTRRLDGEVREAYVPPLVLPVTHGSLADLPFENASADPGRRVISRPDADGGWTHLTAAQFAEQVSAVAKGLIAEGLAPGDRIAVMARTRYEWTLLDFAAWAAGLVTVPVYPTSSLFQVRSILQDSGAVALVTEKARQAAALGPERERLLDLRHVWVMEQGHLDRLAECGAGVPDQEVTVRRGVLGPDTLATLVYTSGTTGRPKGCALSHGNFLAEVDNAIEVLYPAFKAKTSEEASTLLFLPLSHVFGRMVAVACVRAGVRLGHAPSLKSEHLLADLASFRPTFLLAIPYMLEKVYNNARATAERGGRASSFDRAADVACRYGEAAEARRHGTGPGPGRALKTARAFYDALLYRRIRAALGGRLRYLICGGSPLGRRLAAFYEGAGVEVYEGYGLTESTGAATVTPPQKPRLGTVGWPLPGTRIRIAADGEVLLAGGQVFRGYWNPHAGGVVPATHDGWFPTGDIGRLDDDGYLTITGRKKEILITAGGKNVAPAPLENWLRAHPLISQCMVLGDRRPYISALITLDPEGIAHWRQMNGKPPVPAELLVDDPGLAAVLQRAVDEANKLVSRPESIRRFTVLPVDFTEREGHLTPSMKLRREVILRDFAREVEGLYA; translated from the coding sequence CGCGGGCCCGGCGTTCGTGGCGCCGCAGACCCGGCGGCTGGACGGCGAGGTGCGCGAGGCGTACGTACCCCCGCTGGTCCTGCCGGTGACGCACGGCTCGCTGGCCGACCTGCCGTTCGAGAACGCGAGCGCGGACCCGGGGCGACGGGTCATCAGCCGCCCCGACGCCGACGGCGGCTGGACGCATCTGACGGCCGCGCAGTTCGCCGAACAGGTAAGCGCGGTGGCCAAGGGCCTGATCGCGGAGGGCCTGGCACCGGGCGACCGGATCGCGGTCATGGCGCGCACACGGTACGAGTGGACCCTCCTGGACTTCGCCGCGTGGGCCGCCGGCCTGGTCACGGTCCCCGTCTACCCCACGTCCTCCCTCTTCCAGGTCCGCTCGATCCTCCAGGACTCCGGCGCGGTCGCCCTGGTGACGGAGAAGGCCCGGCAGGCGGCGGCCCTCGGCCCGGAACGTGAGCGCCTGCTGGACCTCCGGCATGTGTGGGTCATGGAGCAGGGCCACCTCGACCGCCTGGCGGAGTGCGGAGCGGGCGTACCGGACCAGGAGGTCACCGTGCGCCGGGGCGTCCTCGGGCCCGACACGCTGGCCACCCTGGTCTACACCTCGGGCACGACCGGCCGCCCCAAAGGCTGCGCGCTGAGCCACGGCAACTTCCTGGCGGAGGTCGACAACGCCATCGAGGTCCTCTACCCGGCCTTCAAGGCGAAGACGTCGGAGGAGGCCTCGACGCTCCTCTTCCTGCCCCTCTCCCACGTCTTCGGCCGGATGGTCGCGGTGGCCTGCGTCCGCGCGGGCGTCAGGCTCGGCCACGCGCCGAGCCTGAAGTCGGAGCACCTGCTGGCGGACCTGGCGAGCTTCCGGCCGACGTTCCTGCTGGCCATCCCGTACATGCTGGAGAAGGTCTACAACAACGCGCGCGCCACCGCCGAGCGCGGCGGCCGGGCCTCGTCCTTCGACCGCGCGGCCGACGTGGCCTGCCGGTACGGCGAGGCGGCCGAGGCCCGCCGGCACGGCACGGGCCCCGGACCCGGCCGCGCCCTGAAGACGGCCCGCGCCTTCTACGACGCCCTCCTCTACCGCCGTATCCGGGCCGCGCTCGGCGGCCGTCTGCGCTACCTCATCTGCGGCGGCTCCCCGCTGGGCCGCCGTCTGGCCGCGTTCTACGAGGGCGCCGGCGTCGAGGTGTACGAGGGCTACGGCCTGACCGAGTCGACGGGAGCGGCCACCGTGACGCCCCCGCAGAAACCCCGTCTGGGCACGGTCGGCTGGCCGCTGCCGGGCACACGGATACGCATCGCGGCGGACGGCGAGGTGCTGCTGGCCGGCGGCCAGGTCTTCCGCGGCTACTGGAACCCGCACGCGGGCGGGGTGGTACCGGCGACGCACGACGGCTGGTTCCCCACAGGCGACATCGGACGCCTGGACGACGACGGCTACCTGACGATCACGGGCCGCAAAAAGGAAATCCTGATCACCGCGGGCGGCAAGAACGTCGCCCCGGCCCCGCTGGAGAACTGGCTCCGCGCCCATCCGCTGATCTCCCAGTGCATGGTGCTGGGCGACCGCCGCCCCTACATCTCCGCCCTGATCACCCTGGACCCCGAAGGCATCGCCCACTGGCGGCAGATGAACGGCAAGCCGCCCGTCCCCGCCGAACTCCTCGTCGACGACCCCGGCTTGGCGGCGGTCCTGCAGCGTGCCGTGGACGAGGCGAACAAGCTCGTCTCCCGCCCCGAGTCCATTCGCCGCTTCACCGTGCTCCCCGTGGACTTCACGGAACGGGAGGGCCACCTGACCCCGTCGATGAAGCTCCGCCGGGAGGTGATCCTGCGCGACTTCGCGCGGGAGGTGGAGGGGCTGTACGCCTAG